A genomic segment from Arcobacter sp. CECT 8986 encodes:
- a CDS encoding Kae1-like domain-containing protein — protein sequence MQMYYKINFVLTNEYYINIINEQIKQDNINIQIKKYDKFFILDINDEEEKITTFFQNLEKSLPLSIYLKDAQFIQELDKDKEEIEFDNLKQNVSLPNNKIIELINADLSVYDELIQKLNKKETIEFETSNGIKKFALPNKENRELLEKENEVNLFIANTNNLTSLVEISTKDMHNLCSIERPLVKLKFNFLQNKEQQYSAISFINAKLPDDEQTFKFALALKNKGIDFLIYSDFDVKQKDIKVSYFKDENIVISGDKAIFPTYDIQDKKVYNSSKELYDENGGVLKTIIKKENKRTENSLGVYFSYNSSESKISLNTPTKGLKDIIYIPNIENSISSCMEDIASMDENTARLVDNYKNKFPQYFEKELPSNTNGFVSILNFVAVMLGMKDYKEFESYALSANLKSGLQVDMKIEKLNGKNFLDYRKIAHSIFSYKIADVENSLLAYSFYESLSEFLKTVVEEVNSDIKVRNIIFCGNMFSNSILLQKAEKELSREFNPILSKKYTLDY from the coding sequence ATGCAAATGTATTATAAAATAAATTTTGTTTTGACAAATGAATACTATATAAATATTATAAATGAACAAATAAAACAAGACAATATAAATATACAAATAAAAAAATATGATAAGTTTTTTATATTAGATATAAATGATGAAGAAGAAAAAATTACTACATTTTTTCAAAATTTAGAGAAAAGTTTACCTTTATCTATCTATTTAAAAGATGCACAATTTATTCAAGAGCTTGATAAAGATAAAGAAGAAATTGAGTTTGATAACTTAAAACAAAATGTATCCTTACCAAATAATAAAATAATAGAGTTAATAAATGCAGATTTATCTGTTTATGATGAATTAATACAAAAGTTAAATAAAAAAGAGACTATTGAGTTTGAAACATCAAATGGAATTAAAAAATTTGCTTTACCAAATAAAGAGAATAGAGAGTTACTAGAAAAAGAAAATGAAGTAAATCTTTTTATTGCAAATACAAATAACTTAACATCTTTAGTTGAAATCTCTACTAAAGATATGCATAATCTATGTAGTATTGAAAGACCTTTGGTTAAATTAAAATTTAACTTTTTACAAAATAAAGAGCAACAATACTCAGCTATATCTTTTATAAATGCAAAATTGCCAGATGATGAGCAAACATTTAAATTTGCACTAGCTTTAAAAAATAAAGGAATAGATTTTTTAATTTATAGTGACTTTGATGTAAAACAAAAAGATATAAAAGTATCTTATTTTAAAGATGAAAATATTGTTATTAGTGGAGATAAAGCAATTTTTCCTACATATGATATTCAAGATAAAAAAGTTTATAACTCTTCAAAAGAGTTATATGATGAAAATGGTGGAGTTCTTAAAACAATAATAAAAAAAGAGAATAAAAGAACAGAAAACTCTTTGGGTGTATATTTTTCTTATAATAGTAGTGAAAGTAAAATAAGTTTAAATACACCAACAAAAGGTTTAAAAGATATTATTTATATTCCTAATATAGAAAATAGTATTAGTTCTTGTATGGAAGATATCGCTTCAATGGATGAAAATACTGCAAGATTAGTAGATAATTATAAAAATAAGTTTCCTCAATATTTTGAAAAAGAGCTTCCATCTAATACAAATGGCTTTGTTTCTATTTTAAATTTTGTTGCAGTAATGCTTGGAATGAAAGATTATAAAGAGTTTGAATCTTATGCTTTATCTGCAAATTTAAAGAGTGGATTACAAGTTGATATGAAGATAGAAAAACTAAATGGAAAGAATTTTTTAGATTATAGAAAGATTGCACACTCAATTTTTAGCTATAAAATTGCGGATGTTGAAAATTCTTTATTGGCATATTCTTTCTATGAAAGTCTTAGTGAATTCTTAAAAACTGTTGTAGAAGAGGTGAATAGTGACATCAAAGTGAGGAATATAATTTTTTGTGGGAATATGTTTTCTAACTCAATATTACTACAGAAGGCTGAAAAAGAGCTCTCTAGAGAATTTAACCCAATTCTGTCTAAAAAATATACACTTGATTACTAA
- a CDS encoding hydrogenase small subunit: MKTDLFNKLSKRLSSLEKLPKLDDKKTIPSILEEKGFSRRDFMKWAGAMTAMLALPANFTPLVAKAAELSDRLPIVWLHMAECTGCSESLLRTDAPTIDSLIFDHISLEYHETLMAAAGWQAEHNLEHAIEKYKGKYILMVEGGIPSGESSFYLTIGGHGKTGEENAKEASKNAAAIFAIGTCSAFGGVQAAIPNPTGAVALSKITNKTVINVPGCPPSEKNIVGTLLHYLLYGALPSLDAYNRPKWAYGLRIHDLCERRGHFDAGEFVEEFGDEGAKKGYCLYKVGCKGPYTFNNCGKNRFNSHTSWPIQAGHGCIGCSEPDFWDTMGPFEEPVADRLYNTVFGGLGADATADKVGIGLLTVTGVGIAAHAAISKFKNPKDGDEE, encoded by the coding sequence TTGAAAACTGATTTATTTAATAAGTTATCAAAAAGATTGTCGAGTTTAGAAAAACTTCCAAAACTTGATGATAAAAAAACAATCCCATCAATTTTAGAAGAAAAAGGTTTTTCTAGAAGAGATTTTATGAAATGGGCTGGTGCTATGACTGCAATGTTAGCACTACCTGCAAACTTCACGCCACTAGTGGCTAAAGCTGCAGAACTTAGTGACAGACTACCAATTGTATGGTTACATATGGCAGAATGTACTGGTTGTTCAGAATCTCTTTTAAGAACTGATGCTCCAACTATTGATTCTTTAATCTTTGATCATATCTCTTTAGAATATCATGAAACATTAATGGCTGCTGCTGGATGGCAAGCAGAACATAACTTAGAACATGCTATTGAAAAATACAAAGGTAAATATATCTTAATGGTAGAAGGTGGTATCCCTTCTGGTGAAAGTTCATTCTACTTAACTATTGGTGGACATGGTAAAACTGGTGAAGAAAATGCAAAAGAAGCAAGTAAAAATGCTGCTGCAATTTTTGCTATTGGTACATGTTCTGCATTTGGTGGAGTTCAAGCTGCTATTCCAAATCCAACTGGTGCTGTTGCATTATCTAAAATAACAAACAAAACTGTTATTAATGTTCCTGGTTGTCCACCAAGTGAAAAAAATATTGTTGGTACATTATTACATTACTTATTATATGGTGCGTTACCATCTTTAGATGCATATAACAGACCAAAATGGGCATATGGACTTAGAATTCACGATTTATGTGAAAGAAGAGGTCACTTTGATGCAGGTGAATTCGTAGAAGAATTCGGTGATGAAGGTGCAAAAAAAGGTTACTGTTTATATAAAGTAGGTTGTAAAGGACCTTATACTTTTAATAACTGTGGTAAAAATAGATTTAACTCTCATACTTCTTGGCCAATTCAAGCTGGACATGGATGTATTGGATGTAGTGAGCCAGACTTCTGGGATACAATGGGACCATTTGAAGAGCCTGTAGCTGATAGACTTTATAACACTGTATTTGGTGGTTTAGGTGCTGATGCAACTGCTGATAAAGTAGGTATAGGTTTATTAACTGTAACTGGTGTAGGGATTGCAGCACACGCAGCAATTTCAAAATTTAAAAATCCAAAAGATGGCGATGAGGAGTAG
- a CDS encoding nickel-dependent hydrogenase large subunit has product MATKRVIVDPITRIEGHLRIEVEVDENNVIQNAFSTSTLWRGLETIVKNRDPRDAGFLMQRICGVCTFSHYRAGIEAVEDALGIEPPLNAKLTRALMNQALFMHDHPVHFYHLHGLDWVDVVSALKANPALAAKEAFKYTKYPVAAGEGDLKKVQDKVKIFVEKGQLGPFANAYWGHKSFKLTPEQNLIALSHYLKALEIQRDMAKMTAIFGGKQPHPQSLTVGGVTCIMDLLDPSRMGEFLTLFKKGQDFVNNAYYADVLMAAKAYKNDPSVTEKRGVMNFMAHNTIRLNRTEYLFDTGIIMNGDISKVYPINEDLITEEATHSWYKDNQPLHPYDGKTNPNYTGFVDRETVGPDGKMIHSKSVDEKNKYTWIKSPRYDGKPMEVGPLACMLVSYANGNERVKKVVDNFLKEAGLPVGALFTTLGRTAARMLQTKVIVDNGLETFNSLIENLKVDKETYTSYKIDKNKEYKGRFIGDVPRGMLSHWIRIKNGVVENYQAVVPSTWNAGPKDANGLIGPYESNLIGMKVEDISQPLEIIRVIHSFDPCIACAVHVMDTKGNDLSVHKVDPIYGASC; this is encoded by the coding sequence ATGGCAACTAAAAGAGTTATTGTAGACCCAATTACAAGAATTGAAGGGCATCTTAGAATTGAGGTTGAAGTTGATGAAAATAATGTAATTCAAAATGCTTTCTCTACTTCGACATTATGGAGAGGATTAGAAACTATTGTAAAAAATAGAGATCCAAGAGATGCAGGTTTTTTAATGCAAAGAATTTGTGGTGTTTGTACTTTCTCTCACTATAGAGCAGGTATTGAAGCTGTTGAAGATGCTTTAGGAATTGAGCCTCCATTAAATGCAAAATTAACTAGAGCACTTATGAATCAAGCATTATTTATGCATGACCACCCAGTTCACTTCTATCACTTACATGGATTAGATTGGGTTGATGTTGTTTCTGCTTTAAAAGCAAATCCAGCATTAGCTGCAAAAGAAGCATTTAAATATACTAAATATCCAGTTGCTGCAGGTGAAGGTGATCTTAAAAAAGTTCAAGATAAAGTTAAAATTTTTGTTGAAAAAGGACAACTTGGCCCTTTTGCAAATGCTTATTGGGGACATAAATCATTTAAATTAACTCCTGAGCAAAACTTAATTGCTTTATCTCACTATTTAAAAGCACTTGAAATCCAAAGAGATATGGCTAAAATGACAGCTATTTTTGGAGGTAAACAACCACATCCACAAAGTTTAACTGTTGGTGGTGTTACTTGTATTATGGATTTATTAGATCCATCAAGAATGGGTGAGTTCTTAACTTTATTCAAAAAAGGTCAAGATTTCGTAAATAATGCTTATTATGCAGATGTTTTAATGGCTGCAAAAGCTTATAAAAATGATCCTTCAGTTACTGAAAAAAGAGGTGTTATGAACTTTATGGCTCATAATACAATTAGATTAAACAGAACTGAGTATTTATTTGATACTGGTATTATTATGAATGGAGATATTTCTAAAGTATATCCAATCAATGAAGATTTAATTACTGAAGAAGCAACTCACTCTTGGTATAAAGATAATCAACCATTACATCCATATGATGGTAAAACAAATCCAAACTATACTGGTTTTGTAGATAGAGAAACTGTTGGACCAGATGGTAAAATGATTCACTCTAAATCTGTTGATGAAAAAAATAAATATACTTGGATTAAATCACCAAGATATGATGGTAAACCAATGGAAGTTGGACCATTAGCTTGTATGTTAGTTTCTTATGCAAATGGAAATGAAAGAGTTAAAAAAGTAGTTGATAACTTCTTAAAAGAAGCTGGATTACCAGTTGGTGCATTATTCACAACTTTAGGAAGAACAGCAGCTAGAATGTTACAAACTAAAGTTATCGTTGATAATGGTTTAGAAACATTTAATTCTTTAATTGAAAACCTAAAAGTAGATAAAGAGACTTATACTTCTTATAAAATTGATAAAAATAAAGAGTATAAAGGTAGATTTATCGGTGATGTTCCAAGAGGAATGTTATCTCACTGGATTAGAATTAAAAATGGTGTTGTTGAAAACTATCAAGCTGTTGTTCCATCAACATGGAATGCTGGACCAAAAGATGCAAACGGACTAATTGGCCCATATGAATCAAATCTAATTGGAATGAAAGTTGAAGATATCTCTCAACCATTAGAAATTATTAGAGTAATTCACAGTTTCGACCCTTGTATTGCTTGTGCAGTACATGTGATGGACACTAAAGGTAATGATTTAAGTGTTCATAAAGTAGACCCAATTTATGGGGCAAGCTGCTAG